The genomic stretch GCAATTAAGGCCTCATATTCGGCTTCATTGTTGGTGGCCGGGAAGTCAAAGCGGAGGGCATACGAGCACACTTCTCCCTGGGGGCCCTCCAGGAGCAGTCCCGCCCCACTGCCATCCCCGTTGGAGGATCCGTCCACGTACAGCATCCACAGGTGTGAGGTGGCTACTTCGGCTAGGGCGGAAGTGGACTCTCGACCTTCCGTGAAGgtgagctcggccaagaagtcGGCTAAGGCTTGAGCCTTTATGGCTGTGCGTGGCTCATACGACAGGTCGTACTCCCCCAACTCAACGGCCCATTTAGTGAGGCGCCCAGAGGCCTCGGGCCGCACCAGTATCTGTCGGAGAGGCTGGTCGGTCCTGATGGAGATGGGATGAGCTAAGAATAGGGTTTCAACCGTCGGGCGGCATGGACTAGTCCTAGCACAAGTTTTTCCACTTGAGTGTATCGAGTCTCCGGCCCACGGAGAGCTCGGCTGACATAGTAGACTGGCACTTGAGTGCCCTCATCCCGGATGAGCACAGCGCTGACAGCCTCGTCCGCTGCGGAGAGGTAGAGGTACAGCTTCTCCTCGGGCCGAGATGAAGCGAGGGTGGGTAGGTGGTGCAGGTATTGCTTCAGCTTGTCGAAGGCAGCCTGGCACTCCTCAGTCCAGGCAAATGATCGGCCTTCTTAAGCACCTTGAAAAAGGGCAAAGCTTTTTCTGCGGACTGGGATAGGAAGCGGTTCAGCGCAGCCAGGCGTCCGTTCAGTCGCTGGACTTCTCGAAGGTTCCGAGGTGGGCACATATCTTGAATGGCCTTGACCTTGTCGGGGTTGGCCTTGATTCCCCGGTGGGAAACCAAATACCCCAGGAACTTTCCTGAGGTGACGCCAAAGACGCATTTCTTGGGGTTTAACTTCATCCTCGAGTTGCGGAGGACGCCGAAGACCTCCCTCACATCCGACAGGAAGGCCGAAGTGGTTAAACTTTTGACGAGAATGTCGTCCACATAGGCTTCCACATTTCGGCCGATCTGATCTTTGAAGAGGCAGTTGATCAACCTTTGATAGGTCGCCCCGGCGTTTTTTAACCCGAACGGCATAGTAGTATAGCAGTAGACACCTTGGTCGGTGTAGAACGCTGTCTTCTCTTGGTCCTCCTCACTCATTCCTATTTGGTAGTAGCCTTTGAAGGCATCTAGGAAGCAGAGGATCTCATGTCCCATTGCCGAGTCGACGAGGGCGTCTATCCTCGGCAGAGGgtagcaatctttggggcaggcCTTGTTAAGGTCGGTGAAGTCGACGCACATCCTCCATCCACCGGTATCCTTCTTGACCATAACAGGGTTGGACAGCCAGGTGGGGTACTGGACCTCATGGATCATCTTGGCAGGCAAGAACTTGTCCACCTCGTCAGATACGGCCTTGCTGCGTTCGGGGCCGAAGTGCCTACGCTTCTGCTTCACAGGACGGGCCTGTGGGTTAACGTTGAGCTGGTGAATCATGAGCTCAGATGGCACCCCGACCACTTCATCAGCGGACCACGCGAAGATGTCTCGGTGGTCCTTTATTAAGTGAATCATCTCTTCCTTCAAAGAAGAAGGGAGTCCGGCTCCCACTTGGACCACTTAGTCAGGTCTCATCTCATCAAAGACCACCTGCTCCACCTCATCCCCGGGTTCCAGCCTGCCGGGCTTTCCCGCCTTCTGAGGATCGATGCAGTCTATGGAGAGGACGGCCGGCCTCTTCTCTTCGGCCTTCGACGCAGTCCGGGGAGTGACTGCGGCTTGGATGGTGGCGAGGTAGCATTCGCGGGCAGTACTCACGTCGctgctcacctcggccacccccgcCGGTGTCGGGAATTTGAAACTCAGATGATAGGTAGAGTACACAGCCCTCAAGGCATTGAGCGTGGGTCGACCTATCAACATATTGTAGGGAGAATCTGCCTTGACTACCGCGAAGTTGACGGGTATAGTCCGGCAACGGGGATGACGCCCGATGGTCACCATCAGGGACATCATACCCTCGGGGTGGACCACGTGTCCCCCGAATCCAACGAGGGGAGTCCTGACCGGAGTGAGCTGCTCCCTGGTCAGTTTCAAACTCTCGAAGGTTCGGTAGTACAAGACGTCTACCGAGCTTCCGGGGTCAACATAGACCTTTTTGACTATGTAGTTGTTGGTGAGGACCTCGATCACGAGGGTTTCGTGGTTGCTGGAAGCGGCGGGGACAGGGTCAGTGGGACCATAGGTGATGACCTCGGACAACCGAGAGCTCGGCTCGGCTACCTCCATCCCGGCCTGGCGGTAGGTCCGCTTCCGGGAGTTCTGGCTGTCTCCTCCGGTTGGTCCTCCCGCGATCGTGTTGATCACCCCGGCGATGTTGGGGCCGTAGCCCGGTGATCCGTCGCGTGGAGGCTGCTTGTCCTCCCTACGATCCTCGGGACCTCGGCAATGCATGTTCGTGTCCCGCCTGTCCTCTCGGCGGAGGCCCCGGTTCTCCCGGTAGGAGACGATTCGGTTGAAGCCCCCATCCTTGCGGACGAATTGCTTCAGGTACCCTTGCCGGATCAAATTCTCGATCTCTCGCTTCAGATCATTACAGTCTTCAGTCTCGTGCCCAACATCCCGGTGGTAGGCACAATAGAGGTTTGAGTTCCTCTTATCTCTCCTCCCTGGAATTTCAGGAGGGTTTCGGCCGAGGTGATTCTGCCTCATCACAGCCAGGACATGGGTCCGGCTGGAATTGAGAGGTGTCAGCTCGGCATCCGAGGTGGACGACTTGCCTTTCACAATCCGGTCGAAGACACTTCGGCGGTCTCGGAACTGAGTCGACGAGCCACTGGGGCCTTGTTCGACTCGGCCGGCGTCTTTTTTCCTCCGGGAATCCTACCCGGTACGAGTGGCTTGAGCCTCTCGCTTCATGCGGTTTAAATCTTCACTTCGGATTCCCTGATCTACTCGATCCCAGAGTTTCCGAAGTGTGCGGGGGTAATCCCGGTGTATCTCGGTATTGAAGATTCCTGCGATCAGCCCGTTGGTGAAGGCGGCTATAGTTACCTGCTCATTCTGATCAGGTATCTGCACGTTCTCCTCGTTGAACCTCTGCACGTATGAGCGCAGTGACTCACCGGGAGCTTGCTGCAGGTTCAAGAGGTAGGCCGAAATCTTCGTAATCGGACGAGATGATACAAAGCGGTGAATGAACCGATCTATCAACTCATCCAGTGAGGAAATGCTCCTCGGTTCTAAACCCCAGAACCACTTTCGGGCCGTGCCCTGCAAGAAGATGGGGAAAGCTCGGCAAATTACTGCGTCGGGGACGCAATAGAGCCGAAAAGCGGAGAGGAAGGCGCGGAGGTGATCCTCGGGGTCACCTCGGCCATCGTAGGAACGCAGAGCGGGAAGTTTAAAGTTTGGGGGGACCATCTCCCCATTGATGTCATCCGTGAAGGGCGGAGCCCTCAGATATTCGGCTGCTAAGCCTCCGGGACGCCGAGGTGGGTCCTCAACTCGTTTTCCCAGAATTTCCCTGGAAAATGCCCGGGAAATGGAGGCAATTTTAGAGGTCGCCTTGGAAGAGGCGCGCCTGGAAGTGCTCCAAGAGAGGTGCCCCTCATCGGAATATTCGCCGGAAGGCACTTCCGGGGACCTCGTCGATCTCCTCTTGGAGGATTCAGCCTTCTCCTTCCCCTGCCTCTTGAAGTACCTCCCCAGTTCCTCGAAAATGTTTGGGTTATCAGCTACGAACTCGGCCATCTTGGCGATGGCGTCTTCGTTGTAGGGCTGGGTCCTTGGGGACCCTTGTTCTTCAGAAATACGATCTTGCTGGGCTCCGGATGTCTGCCCAGCCCCGGTCGAGGGGACTCTTCCACCTCCGGAGCGCGTGGATCTCATTTTAGCAGTAAtctcgttcccacagacggcgccaattgaagaggtgatttttggtgggtagTTGAACCAACCAGAATCAGGCTCCTCTGAGATGAAGTGAGGTGTATCCTCgtgtccgaagtgaatggcggggcttctcccctgggatcactccgacgatcaagttagtatgagaacgagagaaAAGCAGTAGTATTGTCGAATGAACAGTATGCTTACTTGTTAGGAGTAcatgaggggtatttatagagcgaGAGTGGAGGGCAGGATGGAGGTCTTATGCCGGTGGGACCCATGTcctgccattacggctctgcTCTCTGTCAGACGGTCTGACTCTGACGCTATAGCCGCCTGGGCAGGGTGACGAGGAGTCTTACGCAGTAGTCATTAAGTGCGACAGTGCTTTccagataaagcactggtccCGGGTGATGTCAGGTGGCttgacatcatcagcgtgcagctgaggtggagGTGCCGAGGTCACCAACACGGTAGACTAGGGATCCGGCCGAGCTTAGGGGATATGCCCAAGACACGGATGAGCTCCGATGAGGGACGAGGTGGGTTCACCTCGGACATGcggggtggccgaggtgagcatcctcagtacacaaaagaaaagaaaatctagaatgtggaaaaaggcTTGCATAATCCTAAATATTAAACCCAGCAAACGTATGAACAAATAACAAAGATTTGGATAGGATTCCTCAACCCAAACATCAAAAGTCAAATTTTGCTTCCCAAATACAACATTAGGTAACGAATCATGCGGCAAAACCCAACTAGTGGGCTGTTCTAGGAAGAAAAAACAGCAAAGTATGATAATGAATAAAGTGCAGCAAGATCCTTGGCCTATTTAGGGAAGATCTGGGCTTGTGTGAGAAGTAGAAGGCAAAAGGGATTACCTTTGGTGTCTTGTGGAGTCTACTGAACGAGTGGTTGAAAAGATTGCATTCGGATGCAGAATTCGAAGCTGCAAATTTCTGATGAAGAACGTTTAAGGGCTGACAACGAGCaaaattgaagccaaaatttgaggGTGTTGGAGACGTTGTCTCGAGATGTGTTCTGAACAAAATTTGTAGCTTTACCAAAGTATAAAACggagaaacaaaaataaatccTAAAGGAGCAAGAACAAGATCAGAATTTGGCCAAGAAGAAGGCCTCTTTGCCAACCCTGTCTagtttctggaaaatttttctgcaattttctctctcctttttctctcGTTCCTCCCCCTTTTTCTATGCTATTTTTCTCCCTTTGATCTCTGCTCTCACCAGAATCTCTTCCCCTCTCCCTTCCTTCCTTTTCTCCTTCCCCAGCTCTCTCTTCTTAGCCGCAAAAAACCTCCTTTCTTTCctcccttttcttcctttttctggtttcttcctcactttccttactattttttcctttgctcGCTGcccctttctctctttctctccctctcgATTCCtcttttttcctccaaaaacCTCCGTAGCCCGTCTTTCTCCTTCCTCAGCTCCCAAACCCTCTTTCCTCCTCCCTCAGTttggtttcctttcttttccttttcccatttttcctctttcttttgctttccctCCACTGCCCCAGATTCTCTCTTGCTCCCTCTGGCCGTCACCTCTCTCAATCACCAAAATCCCTTGTTGCCCGTAACCTTTTTTCTTCCCTCCTTCCCGTAGCTTCCTCCCCTCTtcgctttctttttcttcctttttgccTTTTTGCCGTACCCCTTTTTCTCATTTCCTCCtcattttgtttgtttgtttttttttcaaaatttttctaggCTTCCAAGTGTCCTAGTCACCTATCCTCTAGATATTGTGGtgtcaaaagaaaaatagagacaCTTGTCTCATTTGCATGCACTCCACCTaacttctttttatttatttattttttattttttcaaaatcaatttaagTAAACAAAAATGTTAATTCCTAATTGAAATTGCattgcaaaattttcatttattttaaaagaaattgaatcttaaaaggattaaaaacaaattttttgaatttttgtgagaatttttcttttcagaaatttaatgcaaaaatatcttaaaaacaaaaatgatgagcctaatttataaaaataagcaaaaataaacacCGACTATCATTTTGCAAACTTAATCagctaaaataaaataaaaataaaataagaacaggaataaataataaaaaaactaaaattgaattaattaaaaattgaaattttggtgtctacaacttgcccctctttgtctgagtttcgaagaaactcgagacaaagatatagacaccaaatacttacctgtagTTATTCTGTTGTGAACGGAAACAAACAAACATAAaaaggtcagtgggataaaacccgagcctgccataaCATTGATCAAGTAAAGTAAACTGATATAATTAGAAAAAGATGCGCAGAGAGACACAGTTACGCTCCAAGAAGAGACGTAGAAGGGCGTGCAACGGACGCTGTGActcaccaacaagaaattaaatttgatttgtccaAGAAAGGGAGTAGAAGGGTGCGTGGCAGACGTTGAGACTttaccaacaagaaattaaatttgatttgttcaaaaagaaGCGTTAGTGCATGAAAAAGTTTTTGAATACTCACCTgggaatcttttcaaaaaatttggcccaatttcaaccaattattgtgcaaccgattATTCGCTTTGCATTATGGAATTGTTGCACCTCCTTAAGATTTTGATTCACACCTTTTCCTCGGTCTGAACCCTGAATATTCAATTCTTGGACGATATTCCccaattatataaaaaatttgcgccaattttgttatttgaaacacGTATGGACCTGTAAGAGAAAGAACAAATAATGCCACCACCATTCGACCCGTCTAGCTTTCAAGAaacgtgtaaacatgagtattttGATGTTTTTCCCTCGATGCTGCAAAAACTCAACTTTGCTTTGTGAATTGTATCAAGTTTTGTTGACTTCCAACACtaatgaaacatgacatttgaTATCCAGGAACTTTCAATAAATCAGAGGGATTGCCATTTGAAAACCCAAAGGGATAAATGAGACCATGAAACacaagaaaattattttatttacacaaaaatgatgaaaatccaagtaaaatGAAAGCAACGATTTACCTTTATAAATAGAAAATTGATTTTAGAGAAATGAACCTGTACACTCAAAAGTTTATGTTTGATGAACTAAAATACTTTGATTCTCGAACAAAATGTTCcgtttgaccctttggatatcgttCCTCCGGAATTCAATGCTGGCAAAAGAACCACATCCGTAAAGAGATACTCAAATAAAATGAGTCACCAATCATTCCAATCCAAACTCACTTTTGACATAAAACCCTACCTTAACGCCCTTTCGAGTTTTCACTAAGGCTACCCCcaccttttattttcttttctttttttcatttttctttttcttttctttttatttttcttttcttcttttcaaagGTGCCCTTTTGGATTTTCACTTGATAAACAAATCCTGCCGATAGCCTttatcaattcagaaatatgttttaagaaatgatggcatcaGTGCGACAATCATTCCCTTGCAAAATTGGTGAATgtgtattgacatcatttgccagttaattagaaaatttcttggcagagatattgcaaagaacagatgTTAGTACTTTcgacttttgtaatggggtctggtggggtgcttagaaaagttaagatTTGAAGgtggatttcaaaagtggtttaaatgatctgagatcgcattgttgcgccaaccctattttagggttaaatcaaaacttgtcCTAGTTTATCTCAACTGAGATTCTCTTTTCTTtcgttttcttttctctttttttcattccatttatcttttgaaattttttcaaaatttgccccaatttatttttaACTGAGGTtctttcctttaattttctttttcttttgttcttctatcacttttcacctcttgagactttttctttttctctttttcaactcaaacttacCCCAGTGTGGAGTTTGCgatcctcaggggctgccaaacgaaataatttattctaaatgttcaaaagggataatttggaataaaatgtttaattggaaaggaagaaggcctgactttcattccattcCTCGCATtaaccctgaaaggaaactttcatttattagatgaaaaatttcttacacatatccAAATTGATC from Coffea eugenioides isolate CCC68of chromosome 8, Ceug_1.0, whole genome shotgun sequence encodes the following:
- the LOC113780352 gene encoding uncharacterized protein LOC113780352, with product MRQNHLGRNPPEIPGRRDKRNSNLYCAYHRDVGHETEDCNDLKREIENLIRQGYLKQFVRKDGGFNRIVSYRENRGLRREDRRDTNMHCRGPEDRREDKQPPRDGSPGYGPNIAGVINTIAGGPTGGDSQNSRKRTYRQAGMEVAEPSSRLSEVITYGPTDPVPAASSNHETLVIEVLTNNYIVKKVYVDPGSSVDVLYYRTFESLKLTREQLTPVRTPLVGFGGHVVHPEGMMSLMVTIGRHPRCRTIPVNFAVVKADSPYNMLIGRPTLNALRAVYSTYHLSFKFPTPAGVAEVSSDVSTARECYLATIQAAVTPRTASKAEEKRPAVLSIDCIDPQKAGKPGRLEPGDEVEQVVFDEMRPD